atacttaccgacttatatgcttaagagcttggattccctaaccaaaataagaataaggttaggggactgagtagaaggttttgagaaaggaaataacataaaatacagaaatgaactagagttttgggtttacctcaaagattgcaagatcaatctaacctccaccaaaatactatagaactcacttcccaaagtgtttgataagcttatgatgtttaagcttatagtttttccccaaaccaagtgtttacactctcacactcacttaacactagcagcttctgaacttagagcaaatggtgaattatggctgggtactaggtcctatttatagagtttgggaatgaaaatatcttgattttacttgaataaagataatggctttttaggtgaaaatcatttgaataatcgtccagcagaggctgaagactcgttcagaagatgctggactgttgaaggagtttgaatggctgaaaggaaatgaattcaaaagagtttgaatccatgctgaaggaggcgatatatcgccccatgtaggcgatatatcgcctgggccagtatgcccgaggcgaccgtgcatcgtttcgtgttttccgtatttacgtgctgcgacatatcgccccctatagctgcgttatatcggcacacgctgaatatttaaacacgaaattacacatttttagctaagtttgaatggagtaaacagccttgactaagccctcaacgtactcaaagctgctgactgaccctataacattcaaactttactccttattatatttaatcctcaaaaatctttaatccttaatcaccattcataacatgtgcttaaaatcctattggttgatgtctaaaccttataatataataaatatattccttaatatcagtcacattaatcaaaccttaggttatacttaatattcttaactataggttaaacttagaaaatctataagtactactacgagtgtccaaataattcccggtctgaaccaaaaatccatagtaacaaagataacactaaacatactataatactactaaacaattagctaagtaaagttcttggactctacaatgtgACCACCAAAACTACTGAGATAAATATGGGGTAAAATGTAAATAACATGAATTTGTTTTACTCATAATTAATGTCTTGTTTTTATATAGTATTACGTCCACTTGTTATCAAACTGGTGAGGAGATAATATTTTAGTAATGCATGCAAAGTCAATTTTTGCAGCTCACTAGGCATGTGGCATTTCAAGCTAtctacccttttttttttttttttttttgtatgtaccgaaaattttcatatatattatatcacatGTGAGTCTGACAtgctttttttctttctattaaaatatatttttaacaatCCAAATGTCAACCTGCTATAATTGACACGTgaaataaaaattttgaaaattgatTTATTTTCCTGCAAATCATGTTGGGACCCACAAATGCACTGttcaatttcttcttctttttcaactGATCTATTATGTCTCCTATTCCATTTTATATTGACATTTAATCTAGAATTtcggcacaatttttttttacaggaaaaattaaataaaataactattTACAACCACCAAATTTTATAGTATCTATTAATTTCATAGAGGTTCTTGGTTGAAAAAGATGACCAAAGAACAACAGAAGAATGTTAAAAGATTTGGGTCTAtagtatttttatatttatttttttataattagaGTAATCTTTCACAAGAAAGTAAAAACTTTgcacatgacatatatataatatttgtttTTATCTCTTTAATACAAATTTTGCAAATCAAATTTATTATTTGCCGTTAATCTctattttgtttctaaattttctcTCCCGTTAAAGAAAGTTTCATATCATTgtagaaaggaaaggaaagaaaaatgaataaaaaaatgttTTTGCATTTGAGTACAAAAAAAATTAGTTCATATTCGAGAGAGAACTAAAAAAGAGGGAAAAAAAAGAATTCTTGGGGATGGGACTCaggtaaagaaaagaaaaaaaatttgagtATTAAAATGGCAactaaataattatgaaaaaaatcatacaaatcaATTCCATACAGAATCAAAATATATAAACAAGCattacaacttctggaaaaaaGAAACAAGCATTACAATTCCATACATATACTAACATATTTGTATATTACAACATAGTCttcttttattttcatttcaTTTTCAAGTACtcagttttttctttttctgtttggTAGAAACCGATGAGTTGTTTTGGGAGAAACGGTGAGGTtttccaagaaaaaaaaaatgaaaggacAAAATTTTGGGAGACTAAATACCCAGTACATTTTGTTTATTTCATtactattaaataaataattaaaatatgacaactGTGATGCCACATGTACTTGGGTTAGAATTCTACCGTGATATTTAGCTTGGGAAATTTTAGACAGTATGTGTAAtaacatacttaattttttttaaatgccacCATAAAATAATCTCTCATATATATGCCATTTTaaaattttggacaaaaatacccatCAGGACCCCTCACCTTCTCTCTTCCCAGCCAAACCGAACTCTTTCCTCTTCCCAGCCAAACCATATTCTTCCCTCTTCCCAGCCAAACTCTCTCATTTctatctcattattttctctcggGTCACATTCTCACCATCTCAGGTGAAGCTCTCTCTCTCCCCACAGTCGTCGTCGCCACCGTCTTCTCCATCTCCGGCCACGGTAAGATAAGACATTcggttttcatgtgtttttaaaaaaaaaaaattgaatcgtaatgtataaatcgatgaaatgggtttgattgttaatctttattttgcaaaaaatgtaGCTTAAAATGGGTTTGATTCTATGTGCATTCTGCAAATTCTGCAAAAATTTTGTGGGTCGATGTTCTTTCGATTCcacatcgatgctccatcgattctccatcgatgctccatcgatgaCATACAGTGAGTAGTCGATGCTCCATCGATTCtccatcgatggtatatcgatgccatgTCGATTCTTTCATAATCGATGCATAATTGATACTGAAGTAtaatcgatgccacatcgatgccacatcgagtccatatcgatgctgaacatatatggcatcgattcgaCATCGATACACCATCGAAAATAACATCTCAATTGGATGTTCGCATCAGCATCGACATggcatcgatggagcatcgatgtgAACTCGAAAGGctgcatcgatgtaccatcgaaaggccatcgatggtgcatcgatgctacatcgatgctacatcgattCTACATCGATGCCATGTCGATACCGATGCATAATCGATGGCAAACGATGGTTTATCGATGCCACATTGATGCCATATTGATGctgaacatatatggcatcgattccatgctccatcgatgctatttcgatggtacatcgagcCCATTTCGATGCTGAACAAAAGAttgaatattttttataaattcaactaattcttttttttttttttgatattttgcAGATGCCACCCAAACGTATCCCACCACTTGAGATCCCTATGGAGGATCATTATGTCGGTCGTATGACCTATAGGGGTTCCGGGAGGttaacaaaattgaagaaaagatTTGAGGAGCATGGATTGTTGGGGAGGGTGAATGAGTCTGTTTTTGGACCATTCTTCACAGCCCCTCCCTTTTCGTTCTCTGGAGCATTGGTTCACACACTACTTTTGCGAAAGGTCAAGTCTCCGCGTGGCGATGAGGTGCACTTCTTGATGGGCCCAAACTTATGTAAGTTTGGGGTGCACGAGTTCGCCATTATCACCGGCCTGAGCTGCTCCTGTCCACCACTTGCCGTTGACATTGAACCTCACATTACTTCCTCCCGCCTAGTTGATACATATTTCAGTGTGGAACCCGAAAAAGACATTCGGTTCAGTATCTTGGAACGAGCTTTTAGTATGTGCGATGTACCTGATGATTTGTACAAGCTCGGTTTGGTTTACTTTGTGGAGGGGATACTATTGGACGCTGAGAACGACAATGCTATTTGGCGAGATTCATTGTCGATGGTCGAGGATTTAGATTATTTTGAGAAGTATCCATGGGGATCCCTTTCATTCGATACAACTGTGAAACAATTCAATAGAGATATGAAAGCGATTGGTGGTACAATACCAGGTAAGAAGGCGAAGAAGATCATTGAGGCGGAGTCTTCTAAGGGTTTTAAGGTGGAGGCAAAGTACACTTGCAAGGGGTATCCACCAGCCTTGCAATATTGGGCGTACGAGACGATTCTTGATTTACAGAAGGAACACGCCAAGCCCTGTGGATTCAAGTTCCCTAGGATGCTACAGTGGGAGAGCATAGGCCAGCCGAAGCATTTGCATTTGAAGGATGTACTTGTGAGGAGACATGTAAGTTataaaacatttaaataattcaagaaattttgaattatACTAATCAACTTATGTCATTTCTAATTTGATTGTTGTGTTTCCATTACAGTtgtcatgcatttctatcctaaggCCTCGACCAAATGAGCGAGACTTCTTTGATGCCGTATATCAGAGGACAGAGGGGGATGCTCCTAGGTATGCGATGCTGCAGAATATGATCCAGCCTGCACCAGAGGATGGAAGACCTTACGATCCTGAGGCAGAGGCTGTTGCGGTGGCTGAGATAGCCGTTGAGGCTGGCATATTTGTGGAGGATGCCCCGACAGAGTCTGCTCCAGATACTAGTACCTACTtttgctcctgctcctgctcctggggCTTATGAGGAGGTGTTGGGTGAGATAGCCAGACTATCAGGTGCAGTGGACGATGTTAAGGCCACTCTAGGTATCGTCCTTAAAAATCAAGAAGTCATATTAGAGAAGCTGGCAACACTAGGTAGTATACCTACTCCTGCACCTACTCCTGCACATACTCATGCACCCACTCCAACAGATGATGTAGAGTATGACATTCTCCCCTCATGTTACGAGCCTTCTGTTGGAGAAGTCACACCTTCTCAGCCAGTGCAGACGGACTTAGGTACGACTAATCCatgagtttttttttgttttaaaaagatTAGATACTAATTGCTCCTTTACAGGTAAGCGTACTAGACAGAGACCAGTAAGGTACGAGGACTATACTCCAGCAGCCAAGAAACCAAAGTTCAAGGACCCAGTTACGATCCTTCCTTTAAAGGTGTTGGATCAAGAAATGTTGACAACTTTTAACCGATGGGTACTCGGTGAGATTGATAACAGCAGACCGAGGAAGTTGGAATGTTGTGATGAGACCCCTGTTTGGTTCTTGAAGTTGAAGGTGGCAAAAGAATGGTTGGCAGAAACTGTAAGTCTCTTATGTTTGTTAGaacatttatctcattttaaCAATCCACTCTTCCTTAATGTTACTCTATTTATTTGCAGCATCTCGACGCTGCCAAAAAGTACAAGAAGCCTTGGGGTGATTGCAACGAGGTCTACTTCCACTGGTGCATGGAAAATCGGCACTGGGTCCTTTGCGAAATAAATTTCGCTGATTGGATGATCACTGTATTTGGCTCAGATCATTCTAACTTTAGCCATAATAAGTTGTCTGAGTTGATGGAGCCTTGGACTAGGATACTTCCATCTTTACTCAACGCTTCTGGTATGTTTAAAGGACACCCCAAGTTAAAAATAGCTAGACCGAAGATCACCGTTCCAAACTTTGATTGGCGGTGCATGTCCACTGATATTGTCCCACAGTCTAGAACTAGGTAGACGTACTAAATTCATATTTTCAATAATGTTCTCCTTTAATTTTCAATACACTCACAATAAAGATTTCTTGGTTTCAGCGGAGATTGCGGTGTATTCGCCATCAAACACTTGGAGTTCATTCTTGGAGACATTCCCTTATCATATGCCATCGAGGACAACATTCAGTACTTCAGGGATAAATTATGCATCGACATTTTTTATGAGAATGTGTACCCTTGATGTTAGAACATTTATTTTGATTTCGATGACACACAATAGTATATTTCTCCTTAGTATTGTATATAAAAAATGTCGTTTCGATTAACAAagtccattaatacacaaatataaagagtaacaaagtccattaatacacacataaaaagagtaacaaagtccatcaatacacaaataaaaagagtaACAAAGACCATTAGTACCCAAATAAAAAGTTTAACATTGATGCCATAAATTTCAAACACGAACTTTACAAGTTGCCCTATTATGGCCTAGACCTCCACAAGTGCTGCACTTGCGTGGAACAACCAATTTATCTCCATTGGAAGGATGGCGTTTCGTCTTAGgcctaccttgtttcttctttggacgaccaacCGGGTTTTTCTGCGCAGGTGTTCTCACTGTTATTGTCATAATGTCATGTGGAACAATCCACTATTCCTCGTTACCAGTAGGATATATAGATTCTGTGTAAGAGGACCTCCATGTCTCAATTTTATAGTAATCTGAACACAACGAATAAAAGTTCACCCCTCGCTTAAGGGATCCAGATAGTGCATGAGCACATGGGATACCAATAATCTGAAACACGCCGCATGTGCATGTCTTATTCAGGAGGTCGACTTCACCATTCAGCTCACCATCTAACACATGGAACTCATGCCTCCCTATTGCATAAGGAATCAAGAATCGAGCTTTCTCAGCCATATCCACCAAATTTTTCTCATAGGTCGGTGCAAGAGTGGTAGTTGTCTTCTCGCTAGTTTCTCTCCTATTACAGAACCAGGACTGTAGTGTGAAGCGAATAAATTCGACGAATGTAGTTATTGGAAAGCTCCTAGCGTCCCGGGTcttattgttgaaactttcagcgtaattgcttgtcattatattatacCTAGTATCCAGGAAAACTAAAATTTAATAGTAACATACATTTAGaagatttcaaaaattaaaatacaattg
This genomic interval from Humulus lupulus chromosome 8, drHumLupu1.1, whole genome shotgun sequence contains the following:
- the LOC133793555 gene encoding uncharacterized protein LOC133793555 → MTTVMPHVKLSLSPQSSSPPSSPSPATLKMGLILCAFCKFCKNFMPPKRIPPLEIPMEDHYVGRMTYRGSGRLTKLKKRFEEHGLLGRVNESVFGPFFTAPPFSFSGALVHTLLLRKVKSPRGDEVHFLMGPNLCKFGVHEFAIITGLSCSCPPLAVDIEPHITSSRLVDTYFSVEPEKDIRFSILERAFSMCDVPDDLYKLGLVYFVEGILLDAENDNAIWRDSLSMVEDLDYFEKYPWGSLSFDTTVKQFNRDMKAIGGTIPGKKAKKIIEAESSKGFKVEAKYTCKGYPPALQYWAYETILDLQKEHAKPCGFKFPRMLQWESIGQPKHLHLKDVLVRRHLSCISILRPRPNERDFFDAVYQRTEGDAPRYAMLQNMIQPAPEDGRPYDPEAEAVAVAEIAVEAGIFVEDAPTESAPDTTRLSGAVDDVKATLGIVLKNQEVILEKLATLGSIPTPAPTPAHTHAPTPTDDVEYDILPSCYEPSVGEVTPSQPVQTDLGKRTRQRPVRYEDYTPAAKKPKFKDPVTILPLKVLDQEMLTTFNRWVLGEIDNSRPRKLECCDETPVWFLKLKVAKEWLAETHLDAAKKYKKPWGDCNEVYFHWCMENRHWVLCEINFADWMITVFGSDHSNFSHNKLSELMEPWTRILPSLLNASGMFKGHPKLKIARPKITVPNFDWRCMSTDIVPQSRTSGDCGVFAIKHLEFILGDIPLSYAIEDNIQYFRDKLCIDIFYENVYP
- the LOC133798769 gene encoding uncharacterized protein LOC133798769, with product MLCAVALDANNHLYPVAFGIVDSENHDSWKYFMSKLKEGIGEVEDLAFVSDRHASITHALETIFPDAYHGACYHHISMNVVAKFKTDHCHVLMYNAAYAFRKFEFHANFEKIKSKDPAIAQYLEGMGFDKWSRAYFPGNRYNIMTSNYAESFNNKTRDARSFPITTFVEFIRFTLQSWFCNRRETSEKTTTTLAPTYEKNLVDMAEKARFLIPYAIGRHEFHVLDGELNGEVDLLNKTCTCGVFQIIGIPCAHALSGSLKRGVNFYSLCSDYYKIETWRSSYTESIYPTGNEE